GTCAGGTGCGACACACAAGGCGGGAGGGCTTTAAGGGCTATCTGAAAGATATACCCTGGCTTGCGAAGCTGCTAGTTTTACTTCTTCTGTAACTGCTTTAACTGCCAACGCAACAGCTTGGTTGCGAATCGTATTGCAGCGCACAAACCACACTATACAGTAGTTTCACTGTGCGCGTAAGGATATCTGGGATTTTAAATGCGGCGACGCGCAAAATGGGATCCGGTCCGCAGGACCAGACCCCGGCGTGCATTGTTAGCCGTTGTGCTTGCGGCGGTTCTGCTTGTCGGCCACCATCGTCTTGCCGCTCTTGCCGCCGACCTTGCTCTTGATCGCGGCGACCGCTTCGGCGGCGCGCACTTTCAGCTTCTGGGCGCCGCTCATCTGGCGGCCGTTGCGGCCGCGCTTGCCGCTGCCGTCGGCTTCGAACGCGACCACGGCGTTGTCGACGATCTGCTCGGCGATGTCGTTGTTGGTGGACGTTGAAATGCGCGGCACCAGGATCGTGGAGCCGGCCTTCAGGTGGGTCTGCGCAGGGATGTTGTTGGCCTGGCGGATAACTTCTGGCGTGGTGCGGAAACGCGAAGCCAGGCTGGCGATGCTTTCCTTGGCACTGGAAATCTTGTGCGTGGTCCAGGACGACAGCGCGTGGCTCCAGTTCGCCAGGTTGGCGGTGAACTTGGCCGCATTCTCCTTCGGCAGCAGGATCTTGGTCTGCTCGTCGCCGGTGATGACCGGGCGGTTGAACTGCGGGTTGAGCGCCTTGAACTCGTCGATCGACATCTCGGCCAGCTGGGCCGCGACGGTCAGGTCGATGTCGCTGGTCTTGTCGACGGCGGTGAAATAGGCCTCGTTGCTGATCGGCGGCAGGCTGACGGCGTACTGGGCCGGATTGGCGATGATGTTCTTCACCGCCTGCAGCTTCGGCACGTAGTTGCGCGTCTCGGCCGGCATCAGCTCGGCCAGGCTTTCGAAATCGGTCGGCTTGCCCAGCGACTGGTTCTTCTTGATCGCTTTCTGGACGTTGCCTTCACCCCAGTTGTAGGCCGCCAGCGCCAGTTGCCAGTCGCCGAACATACCGTACAGCTTTTGCAGGTAGGAGAGGGCGGCATCGGTCGAGGCCAACACGCCGCGGCGCTCGTCTTTGAACAGGTTCTGCTTCAGGTTAAAATCTTTGCCGGTGCCCGGCACGAACTGCCACATGCCGGCGGCGTTGGCGCTCGAGTTCGCTTGCGGGTTGAAAGCCGACTCGATGATCGGCAGCAGCGCCAGCTCGGTCGGCATGCCGCGCTTTTCCAGCTCGGTGACGACGTGGAACAGGTAGCGCGACGCGCGCGCCGAGGTGCGCGCGATGTAGTCGGGGCGGGTGCTGTACCAGGTGACGTGCTTGGCCACCAGCGCGTTGTCGACGTCGGGAATGGCGTAGCCGGCGCGGATGCGGGCCCACAGGTCGGCTTCCTTGTAGTCATCGGCCTTGATGGCAGGGGCGGGCTGGGCCAGCGGCGCGGTGCGCGGCGCCGCGGTGCTAAATGCCTGCGACTGGACAGTCGCGGCGACATCGTTCGCGTGGCTGATGGCGGGTGCGAGCATGAATACC
This window of the Massilia sp. R2A-15 genome carries:
- a CDS encoding transglycosylase SLT domain-containing protein — its product is MQKMTRNTASLAALVFMLAPAISHANDVAATVQSQAFSTAAPRTAPLAQPAPAIKADDYKEADLWARIRAGYAIPDVDNALVAKHVTWYSTRPDYIARTSARASRYLFHVVTELEKRGMPTELALLPIIESAFNPQANSSANAAGMWQFVPGTGKDFNLKQNLFKDERRGVLASTDAALSYLQKLYGMFGDWQLALAAYNWGEGNVQKAIKKNQSLGKPTDFESLAELMPAETRNYVPKLQAVKNIIANPAQYAVSLPPISNEAYFTAVDKTSDIDLTVAAQLAEMSIDEFKALNPQFNRPVITGDEQTKILLPKENAAKFTANLANWSHALSSWTTHKISSAKESIASLASRFRTTPEVIRQANNIPAQTHLKAGSTILVPRISTSTNNDIAEQIVDNAVVAFEADGSGKRGRNGRQMSGAQKLKVRAAEAVAAIKSKVGGKSGKTMVADKQNRRKHNG